The segment aaatatcatatGATAGTTAAATCACTAGATTATATACAATTATAACATTACTAATAAAATTATGctaatatatgattttatacaattttatcgtacaaaaatataaattattaatctcACATTTATATGAATTGTATAGTTTAATGTCAAATATAAGATATACTTCatacaattttatcatattagaaAGTACATATAAGATgaatatatgaaatttatatgaactatatagttttatttcaaattataaatatttatcatataattaattttattttagtattgtatatactatatatatatatcatattcaTAACTTATAGTTTTatcattttacaatttttataaatgcattataaatttagaatatgATATATTTCTATTATGTGTTTcacaaatatgatagaaataTTGTTTGCTTTGGATTTAGAGTTTTGTTTTTAGGGACCGAATACATTTCATATCAATTTGTATACAAATGTTTGTATTACCACAAACTATGATTTCTATTATGTTTGATACAAAGATAAGAAATATATAGTACAACTTAGTACATAAATTTCACCGTTCACTTCTCCAATTGTGATTTCCATTTTCAGTGTCATTTGTTGAATCATCATATCGTTAATCACTACAAGGTCACATGATTTACCTTGACTTTTCTCTCTACTGGTTTGAGCGTCATCACTCCCGAAAGGCGATCATAGATTTCCGGTGaccaataatttttttctttttaaaccaATTAATTTACCTTTTAGTGGTGGTTGAGGTGGTGGTGACTGCGGTGATGGTAGTCGACTGATGAATGTCACTATGGAGAAAATGAAGGTGACTATGGAAGAAGAAGTGATTGGTGAAACGGTGCTGGTTGATATGGAAGAAACTATGCTAGATGAGGCGGCGTCGTTGGAGGTAATCAGAATAATGTAATGCACATGTCGCCGCCAGGAAGGACGTTACCTCTTGCTTAGTGAGATCGCTGATCAGCTACGTTATCCCAACAGATACACACATTACTTCTCCTACATCATGTGTCTATCAGTTTGTGTcggagatagagagagagccTTTGTTGCTAGGAAACACACTTGTAAACGTCATTATCATGTTTGTATAAATGGTGATGAATGGAGCAGGTAACAAGTAACAAGAGTGTTGCTGGAGCGCGTCCATGGGGGATCGTCTTCACGGTCATGGAGCTCACCAAGATATGGGTTTAGGAAACAAGGTTTCATAAGACATGCATGCACCAGGAATTGTGAAAGTGGTGTGGTGTTCTGAAGCACTTAGCTATATGTGCAAATGTCTGCATTTGGCATTAAAAGTAGATGATGTAAAGTCGTAGAATAGAGTAGTGTAGTGTTGATGTACAAAACAAAGATCATTAAAAAGGAGGAGATGCATTGTTGAGTAACAGATCATTCTTTCCAGTTAAAAGGAGCACGATCAACAACTAAGTAGTCCCCTCTGATGTCCTTGGCCACTCTGATGTCACCATCCATATACACATTTTCAAACCTGCAACCAAAACCAAATTCTCTAGTCTCAAAACACTAAACTATTATcgtaatgaagaagaagaactcaCCAGCCCTGGCCAAATGGTGGGAGTGGGATCTCCCAATTGCTTCCTCTCAACACGGCACTAGTGAATTTGAAATTGACTCTCTGCGGGGAAGAGATGTCGATATCGGAGCGTACAAAGAAAACGCCGTCGGGCGGGAAAGTGATGACGTTGTTGAGCGTCCCTTTCCTCACATCGATCACCTGCAGTACCTCTCCAGCGCGCGTGCCGAACAACCCCGCCTTCTCTATGATGAACAGCTGTTCTTTCTCCGTCGTCCACAGTAGTCTCCACGTGGCAGACAGCGAATCTCCTGTGGTGACGGAGCTTCCCCCGATCACCGCCATGGCCTCGATGGCATTCACGATCGCGTCTCGCTTCACGGCGTCTTTCTGGGTTCTCAGACCTCGGTCCTGGTCGGAGATGAGATCCATCAGGTTCCGCTTGGCTCGCTGTGCGGCGAAGAGCGAACACTTTGTTCCAAAACTGCGACGGACCCCCCCGAGCGGAGGTGGAGGAGATGCTAACAGCGCGAGCGCCATTATTCCTTGTTTGTTGTCTTGTGTATTGAATCGATTTGATCCATTCCCGTAGAGAATGTATGTGTTTTTAATGGACTGGGCTTTAAAAACCAATGAGATTACAATTGGCTTTTTGATGGGCTCGGCTTTAAAAATAATGGTGTCCCTCTGAATGGGCTTATGTTAGTAATTTTGATGCGACGACGTTTCGACCATCGCCGAGCCTAATTAAATTGTTAGGATTAGTTAAAGAAAGATTATCGGGTGAAGAAGACGGGCAACGTAAACACAAACAATAAACCCAACGCGAATGAACGAACGAACGATCGAATATCGAAGTCCTTTCAACTCGACTCATGCATTGAAGTTGGATCTCCGATGGCAATGCTCATGATTCCCTCCAAGGTCTCCAGTCATGTCCGGTTCTTACTTATGGAATTCAACGATTCCGACTATCACTCTCTGGCCCAAGAGATTTGTGAggtgctctctctctctctcttattccGGCTATGTGTATATGACTCAATTTCTCGAGGATGAATTAAGCAATGGTTTGTGGAGTTATGGGATCCATCATCGTTATGGTTTGTTCCATATCTTTTTATTGTTCTTGAGAATTCTTGTGAAATCAAATTGTTGCAAGAGAAAAAATGGTGCGTGGCTTGCTTTTCTATCGTTTTTTGATGATTCAATAATCTTCACTGCAGTTCTTTGACTATGGAGTAGAAACTAGCATTTGCGTTCTCAAGACCTGCTTCACCTTTTGGAAAGAAGGCCACACAAATAGATTGCAAATTGAGAATGTAGTATCCTTGGTTCTCAAACGTGTCTTGGAAATGCCTTATTTCGCGACACTGCTTTCTTGCGCACTCCAAGGTTTTGAGGTCACTCCAGAGTTCGTCACTGCATTTCACTCTGATGCAAGCACAACTGGTAACTTTCCATGATTCTTCTTTCCTCTCCGTTAgatatctttcttttttgtgCAGCTGAGATTGACagtcttctttttcttccaAAACATTTAGATTCCTTCATGCAGATTTTATCCTGCCATCAGTCTAGTGATAAACTCCAATTTGTTCCCAACCCTTTCCCTTCAGTGGGACTGCATGAAGCTGACGTTTTCAGGTTTTGGTTATTAGTTTCCTTTCTGTTTGGCAGAGATTGTATCTCTAATATGGTTTCCCTCTTTGCTCTAGGAGCATGGATTTAAATAGCCTTGATGCTATCTTAACTGAAACTGCGAAGGAGACTAGTGTGGGAGATCTCATAGAAGAATTGGGTTATGGATTCACCTCTGATGCCTCACTATGCAAAGAGATCTTGTCCCTTTTCTTGCCATTAACAGAGGCTGCTATCTCAAGAATTCTTGTCGTTGTTGTTCGTACGTATGCTGGTCTTAAAGATAATTACGACGCCTTTCTAACATTCAGTTCGTCCCTTGGATGTTGCACCCCAACCGAACTTCACACACCAAAGTCATGGAATGTTGACATCCTTTTTGAGACAATTAAACAGCTAGTAAGTTCTAAAATCCTTGCTTCTTCCTCTGCCAGTCACCGTTTCAGCTTCAATAGATAATATAAGTGTTTCTTCTCTACTTCGTTATCAAACGATCCTTGTTCGTTTCCTTGACTGTGATTTTGTTGTTACTATTGTCTGCTAATGCATTGCAGGCTCCTGGCACAATCTGGCCGACTGTAATTGAAAATCTGGATCATGAAGGATTTGATATTCCTAACATGGAGGCTTTCTTGTTTTTCATGATGGTTGTTAGAAATATCTGCAAGGTGTGCTATCAAACTGGATAATCTTCATGATTTCTTGATTTCCGCTTATATTGTTGTTTCAAGGGTTTAAAACTAATTCTCGCAGGACCCATTTCCTCTTCATGCCATTTGTTCTTTTGTGTGGAAAAATATGGAGGGTCAGCTATCTTTTCTTAAGCATGCAGTATTGGCACCGCCAGAAATATTCACCTTTGTCCACTCTACTAGGAAGCTGGTGGGATCTATTTCATCATTGTCAGACATGTTCTTCTCCAGTTAACTGTTACTAGTCTGACCAGCTGTGTTTTTCTTAGTTGCCTATGGACATCGATGAGCAATTAGCACTTTCCAATCATGCATGGCGGTCTCTTGATCTTTTAGATGTGCTATGCCAGTTGGCCGAGAGTGGGCATGCTGTTTCAGTTCGTTCATTGCTTCAGTATCCACTGGTCCATTGTCCTAGAACCTTGCTTCTTGGGATGACTCATATTGAAGTAATTTCTGGATACTATTCTTTGGTGATATAGGCTCTTaaccttgatttttttttgatgtttgtGTTGGGCTGTGTACATGGCTACCGTTGTTGCAGACTGCTTGTAATATCATTCAGCGTGAGGTGGTATCTGATTTACTTCCCCTGATGATAAAGAATACCCAGGATATTGGTTTTGTCCTTAACCTCTGGCAGCTGAATAGAGAATTTGTTATTTGGGGTCTTTTAGATGCCCAAAATCTCGGACCAGACAGCATGCTCAGAATAATTGATATCTTCCATGAGCTTAAGGTAATTGTGGGAAAAAAATCGAGTTATTTTCATTTGCATCCCATAAGTAGCTTGGAGAAGTAGCTCAAGTTTTGCAATCGACCCTAGCTCTATTACCTTAAATTGTTTCGTATTCAGCTTCTCTATATTTATCAACTAATCATTTGCCGATATAATTATTTCAGATTCTCTCTTCTGTTATAAACTCAGTTCCGCTGTCACTTGGCATCAAATTGGCAATCCTTGCCTCACAGAGAGGGTTTCTAGAGATTGAGAGTTGGTTGTCAAAATGCATTTTTCTGTACAAGGATGTCCTTTTTGAGGTAGTATATTATTTCTTACTAGCAAGTTTGTGTTATGATTTCTGTGTAATTGAGAAAATGGCATACACATTATAAATTcatgttttgtaattttaggAGTGCCTCAAGGTTATCAAAGACATTCATTTTCAGAAATCGAAGGATATTTTTTCCAAACAGTTCCGTTCCACTGATCTTATGTCAGATCTTTGTTTGGATGCAACATCTTTCCTTTTGAATGTTAGTTTCCCCTCTTGGTTTCATACAtatgtaagatttttttattttctgataAAATGTGATGTTGTGCAGGCTTTGAAACCGCATACTAACGTAATTACATCACGTCAACTGTTTGAAGAATTAGAAAAGGTCCATGAAGCAGTTTTGAACATAGGAACTTTTGTTGCTGCAGCGGAGAGAAAGGATAATCCAATAGAGGTAACATAGTATGATGTACTTTTGAAACTTGAAAAGCATATGATGACCTTTAGGTTATTATGATGACCAATGTGTCAAAATTCTACTATTTATTTCGACAATGACAAGGAGAGGCATCTTTTAATTCAGGCGCCACCTTCAGAAGTTCAGGACAAAATCTATTTCATAATGAATAATGTCTCAGCAGCAAACGTTGAATCCAAAGGGAAAGAATTCTCTGAAATTTTGTCTATTCAGTACTACCCTTGGTTTGCCCAGTATATGGTCATAAAAAGGTATATGTTGTCGTGCTATATGTATGCAAGTGATGATAGGagtttctctctcttcttattgtttttttctgcTTGTGTTAAATTCGTTACAGAGTGAGTACCGAGCAACAGTTTCATGACTTGTACTTGAAGTTCTTGGACAAAGTTAATTCCCAGCAATTATACAAGGAGATAGTCCAAGCTTCCTATGAGAACTGCAAGGTAACTTTTTCAAAGGTTTGCTGTgctgtttttattttgttgggACATCAGTCCTTAATTACTTTTCTTTTCCAGGTTCTGTTAGGTTCAGCGCTCATAAAGTCAGATTCAGAAGAGCGGTCCTTGCTTAAAAACTTAGGCAGCTGGCTTGGGAAGGTGACCATTGGAAGGAATCGCGTTTTAAGGGCGTGTGAAATAGATCCAAAATCACTGATAATTGATGTAATTCTTGCTCTTTATTTCACTGTTTTGGTTCTcattctttttttgttgttgtgggACTTATTATTATCTTCTCTTTGCAGGCATATGAAAAAGGGCTGCTTATTGCTATCCTTCCGTTCACTGCAAAGGTTTGCGTGGGATGATCCATAAGACTAaatttttatatgattgtagGCTGGCTTCTAAGTTATGGTACTTCAGGTTTTGGAATCATGCCAAAGCAGTATTGCATATCAACCTCCGAATCCATGGACTATGCCTATACTCGGGTTGCTGTCAGAGATTTATTCAATGCCAAACCTTAAAATGAACCTGAAGTTTGAGATAGAGGTATGTACTGAGTAGAATTTGAATATGATGGACCAATGTTCCACTTGTGTATCAAAGAGTTGTTTCACTTCTTCAGATTTTTTTCAAGAACATTGGGGTTAATATCAAAAGTGTAAAACCAACTTCCCTTCTGAAGAACCGGAACAGAGAAATAGATGGAAATCCTGATTTTAGGAACAAAGATGTTGGTATGGCCCAGGGATCCCGACCACAGATGATCGATGagtttaaatctgaaaatatttctCCGCAAAACCATGTAGAGCTACCTACCAATGCAGGCATTCATTATGCAGGCGTTCATTCAAAGTTATTGCCACAGGTTAATTCTGACATCACTGTTGGTTGTCCCTTTCAGTGCTATGGCTTTTCCCTCTTAATGAAAATATGATACTTGTAGTCTCTCTACGTACAAAATTTTGGTTGTATATTCGTTTTGGAGGCGTT is part of the Brassica rapa cultivar Chiifu-401-42 chromosome A09, CAAS_Brap_v3.01, whole genome shotgun sequence genome and harbors:
- the LOC103836953 gene encoding probable plastid-lipid-associated protein 11, chloroplastic, whose product is MALALLASPPPPLGGVRRSFGTKCSLFAAQRAKRNLMDLISDQDRGLRTQKDAVKRDAIVNAIEAMAVIGGSSVTTGDSLSATWRLLWTTEKEQLFIIEKAGLFGTRAGEVLQVIDVRKGTLNNVITFPPDGVFFVRSDIDISSPQRVNFKFTSAVLRGSNWEIPLPPFGQGWFENVYMDGDIRVAKDIRGDYLVVDRAPFNWKE
- the LOC103836952 gene encoding CCR4-NOT transcription complex subunit 1 isoform X3, which produces MAMLMIPSKVSSHVRFLLMEFNDSDYHSLAQEICEFFDYGVETSICVLKTCFTFWKEGHTNRLQIENVVSLVLKRVLEMPYFATLLSCALQGFEVTPEFVTAFHSDASTTDSFMQILSCHQSSDKLQFVPNPFPSVGLHEADVFRSMDLNSLDAILTETAKETSVGDLIEELGYGFTSDASLCKEILSLFLPLTEAAISRILVVVVRTYAGLKDNYDAFLTFSSSLGCCTPTELHTPKSWNVDILFETIKQLAPGTIWPTVIENLDHEGFDIPNMEAFLFFMMVVRNICKDPFPLHAICSFVWKNMEGQLSFLKHAVLAPPEIFTFVHSTRKLLPMDIDEQLALSNHAWRSLDLLDVLCQLAESGHAVSVRSLLQYPLVHCPRTLLLGMTHIETACNIIQREVVSDLLPLMIKNTQDIGFVLNLWQLNREFVIWGLLDAQNLGPDSMLRIIDIFHELKILSSVINSVPLSLGIKLAILASQRGFLEIESWLSKCIFLYKDVLFEALKPHTNVITSRQLFEELEKVHEAVLNIGTFVAAAERKDNPIEAPPSEVQDKIYFIMNNVSAANVESKGKEFSEILSIQYYPWFAQYMVIKRVSTEQQFHDLYLKFLDKVNSQQLYKEIVQASYENCKVLLGSALIKSDSEERSLLKNLGSWLGKVTIGRNRVLRACEIDPKSLIIDAYEKGLLIAILPFTAKVLESCQSSIAYQPPNPWTMPILGLLSEIYSMPNLKMNLKFEIEIFFKNIGVNIKSVKPTSLLKNRNREIDGNPDFRNKDVGMAQGSRPQMIDEFKSENISPQNHVELPTNAGIHYAGVHSKLLPQATMLFSEWCQICSHPGENDASRTRHVLHLYQSGLLKGDDKTESFFRILTEYSIAHCISSRETNSGALQSTQEVLEPSFIAIDIYAKLVFSILDYFREQEFSCKSFLLSKIVTVIVRSILKDADDEKTPLYPRPYFRLFINLLLDLSSWDHITDSENYQVLVVFANAFHALQPLKIPAFSLAWLELVSHRSFMLKLLSLNGQKGWPYAQHLLVGLLQFLEPFLRSAELSGPVYLLYKGTLEVLLMLLHEYPEFLCGYHFTFCNVIPPSCVQMRNIILGAYPRNMRVPDPSTPNLMIDRLPQIVEAPCILSEIDALLKQKRMKSHLDEYLSMRQHDFSFLNGLKHNLLFRNSEADSAGTRYNVPLVNALVLYVGLQAIQQLQADVSESRSNAHTAAMQMFKALSCELDAEGLYLLLSAIANQLGHPNRHTHYFSYIMLYLFFESDQEIIKEQVTRVLLERLTVKGPHPWGLVFTVTELTKNPRYGFREQGFIRCAPGIEEVFESVASSEAGVNT
- the LOC103836952 gene encoding CCR4-NOT transcription complex subunit 1 isoform X1 → MAMLMIPSKVSSHVRFLLMEFNDSDYHSLAQEICEFFDYGVETSICVLKTCFTFWKEGHTNRLQIENVVSLVLKRVLEMPYFATLLSCALQGFEVTPEFVTAFHSDASTTDSFMQILSCHQSSDKLQFVPNPFPSVGLHEADVFRSMDLNSLDAILTETAKETSVGDLIEELGYGFTSDASLCKEILSLFLPLTEAAISRILVVVVRTYAGLKDNYDAFLTFSSSLGCCTPTELHTPKSWNVDILFETIKQLAPGTIWPTVIENLDHEGFDIPNMEAFLFFMMVVRNICKDPFPLHAICSFVWKNMEGQLSFLKHAVLAPPEIFTFVHSTRKLLPMDIDEQLALSNHAWRSLDLLDVLCQLAESGHAVSVRSLLQYPLVHCPRTLLLGMTHIETACNIIQREVVSDLLPLMIKNTQDIGFVLNLWQLNREFVIWGLLDAQNLGPDSMLRIIDIFHELKILSSVINSVPLSLGIKLAILASQRGFLEIESWLSKCIFLYKDVLFEECLKVIKDIHFQKSKDIFSKQFRSTDLMSDLCLDATSFLLNALKPHTNVITSRQLFEELEKVHEAVLNIGTFVAAAERKDNPIEAPPSEVQDKIYFIMNNVSAANVESKGKEFSEILSIQYYPWFAQYMVIKRVSTEQQFHDLYLKFLDKVNSQQLYKEIVQASYENCKVLLGSALIKSDSEERSLLKNLGSWLGKVTIGRNRVLRACEIDPKSLIIDAYEKGLLIAILPFTAKVLESCQSSIAYQPPNPWTMPILGLLSEIYSMPNLKMNLKFEIEIFFKNIGVNIKSVKPTSLLKNRNREIDGNPDFRNKDVGMAQGSRPQMIDEFKSENISPQNHVELPTNAGIHYAGVHSKLLPQATMLFSEWCQICSHPGENDASRTRHVLHLYQSGLLKGDDKTESFFRILTEYSIAHCISSRETNSGALQSTQEVLEPSFIAIDIYAKLVFSILDYFREQEFSCKSFLLSKIVTVIVRSILKDADDEKTPLYPRPYFRLFINLLLDLSSWDHITDSENYQVLVVFANAFHALQPLKIPAFSLAWLELVSHRSFMLKLLSLNGQKGWPYAQHLLVGLLQFLEPFLRSAELSGPVYLLYKGTLEVLLMLLHEYPEFLCGYHFTFCNVIPPSCVQMRNIILGAYPRNMRVPDPSTPNLMIDRLPQIVEAPCILSEIDALLKQKRMKSHLDEYLSMRQHDFSFLNGLKHNLLFRNSEADSAGTRYNVPLVNALVLYVGLQAIQQLQADVSESRSNAHTAAMQMFKALSCELDAEGLYLLLSAIANQLGHPNRHTHYFSYIMLYLFFESDQEIIKEQVTRVLLERLTVKGPHPWGLVFTVTELTKNPRYGFREQGFIRCAPGIEEVFESVASSEAGVNT
- the LOC103836952 gene encoding CCR4-NOT transcription complex subunit 1 isoform X2 — encoded protein: MVCGVMGSIIVMFFDYGVETSICVLKTCFTFWKEGHTNRLQIENVVSLVLKRVLEMPYFATLLSCALQGFEVTPEFVTAFHSDASTTDSFMQILSCHQSSDKLQFVPNPFPSVGLHEADVFRSMDLNSLDAILTETAKETSVGDLIEELGYGFTSDASLCKEILSLFLPLTEAAISRILVVVVRTYAGLKDNYDAFLTFSSSLGCCTPTELHTPKSWNVDILFETIKQLAPGTIWPTVIENLDHEGFDIPNMEAFLFFMMVVRNICKDPFPLHAICSFVWKNMEGQLSFLKHAVLAPPEIFTFVHSTRKLLPMDIDEQLALSNHAWRSLDLLDVLCQLAESGHAVSVRSLLQYPLVHCPRTLLLGMTHIETACNIIQREVVSDLLPLMIKNTQDIGFVLNLWQLNREFVIWGLLDAQNLGPDSMLRIIDIFHELKILSSVINSVPLSLGIKLAILASQRGFLEIESWLSKCIFLYKDVLFEECLKVIKDIHFQKSKDIFSKQFRSTDLMSDLCLDATSFLLNALKPHTNVITSRQLFEELEKVHEAVLNIGTFVAAAERKDNPIEAPPSEVQDKIYFIMNNVSAANVESKGKEFSEILSIQYYPWFAQYMVIKRVSTEQQFHDLYLKFLDKVNSQQLYKEIVQASYENCKVLLGSALIKSDSEERSLLKNLGSWLGKVTIGRNRVLRACEIDPKSLIIDAYEKGLLIAILPFTAKVLESCQSSIAYQPPNPWTMPILGLLSEIYSMPNLKMNLKFEIEIFFKNIGVNIKSVKPTSLLKNRNREIDGNPDFRNKDVGMAQGSRPQMIDEFKSENISPQNHVELPTNAGIHYAGVHSKLLPQATMLFSEWCQICSHPGENDASRTRHVLHLYQSGLLKGDDKTESFFRILTEYSIAHCISSRETNSGALQSTQEVLEPSFIAIDIYAKLVFSILDYFREQEFSCKSFLLSKIVTVIVRSILKDADDEKTPLYPRPYFRLFINLLLDLSSWDHITDSENYQVLVVFANAFHALQPLKIPAFSLAWLELVSHRSFMLKLLSLNGQKGWPYAQHLLVGLLQFLEPFLRSAELSGPVYLLYKGTLEVLLMLLHEYPEFLCGYHFTFCNVIPPSCVQMRNIILGAYPRNMRVPDPSTPNLMIDRLPQIVEAPCILSEIDALLKQKRMKSHLDEYLSMRQHDFSFLNGLKHNLLFRNSEADSAGTRYNVPLVNALVLYVGLQAIQQLQADVSESRSNAHTAAMQMFKALSCELDAEGLYLLLSAIANQLGHPNRHTHYFSYIMLYLFFESDQEIIKEQVTRVLLERLTVKGPHPWGLVFTVTELTKNPRYGFREQGFIRCAPGIEEVFESVASSEAGVNT